The following nucleotide sequence is from Salvelinus namaycush isolate Seneca chromosome 23, SaNama_1.0, whole genome shotgun sequence.
CTGAGCCTCCATCTTGAAACCATAGAGCCATACCAGGGCTAGAACTGTGGCCCACACCTCCTGGTCCacctgagtgagggagagagtgagagcgagagacagacagatggagagagaaacagaaaataAGGACACTGAGACATGGGTATCATGGGGACATTCAATTCAATGTTCATCATGCTTTTGTCCAGAGCTGATGGTCTTTCTATAGAGTGCACGTGCAGATACTCTGAGTGCATCATCTTGCAGCATGCTcataatatacagtatcagttaaaaaggttggacacacctcttcattcaagggtttttctttatttttactacgttctacattgtagaataatagtgaagacatcaaaactatggaataacacatatggaatcatgtagtaacctaaaaagtaacataaaatatattttgatttgtttttgagattcttcaaagtagccaccctttgccttgatcacagctttgcacactcttggcattctctcaaccagcttcatgaggtagtcacctggaatgcatttcaatgaacaggtgagccttgttaaaagtgaaattgtgaaatttatttccttcttaatgcgtttgagccaatcagttgtgttgtgacatggtaggggtggtatacagaagacagccctatttggtaaaataccaagtccatattatggcaagaaaagctcaaataagcaaagagaaacaacagtccgtcattactttaagacatgaaagagggtcaatctggaaaatttcaagaacttttaaagtttcttcaagtgcagttacaaaaaccatcaagcgctatgatgaaaatagttctcatgaggaccgccacaggaaaggaagacccagagttacctatgctgcagaggataagttcattagagttaccagcctcagaaattgcagcccaaataaatgcttcacagagtacaagtaacagacgcatctcaacatcaactgttcagaggagactgcgtgaatccggctttcatggtcgaattgctgcaaagaaaccactactgaaggacaccaataagaagaagagacttgcttgggccaagaaacacgagcaatggacattagaccggtggaaatctgtcttttggtctgatgaatccaaatttgagatgtttggttccaaccggcgggtctttgtgaaacgcagagtagatgaacggatgatctccgcatgtgtggttcccaccgtgaagcatggagggggtgtgatggtgctttgctggtgacacggtctgatctatttagaattgaaggcacacttaaccagcatggctagcacagcattctgcagcgatacgccatcccatctggtttgcgcttagtgggagtataatttgttttttaacaggacaatgacccaacacacctccaggctgtgtaagggatatttgaccaagaagaagagagatggagtgctgcatcagatgacctggccttcacaatcacccaacctcaacccaattgagatggttaaggatgagttggaccgcagagtgaaggaaaagcagccaacaagtgctcagcatatgtggttaCTCCTTACAtgctgttggaaaatcattccaggtgaagctggttgagagaattccaagagtgtgcaaagctgtcatcaaggcaaagggtggctactttgaagaatttaaaatatattttgatttgtttaacacttatggttactacatgattccatgtgttatttcatagtgtttatGTCTTgtctattattctaaaatgtagaaaatagtaaaaacaaagaaaaaccctggcaTCTGTTTATTTCTGTGGACCTACCTGTGCAGGCTTTGGCTTGGACACCTCCTCCTCAGTCTTCGCCAGCACCTCAGCCAACCCTGCCTCCAGGACCCAGGAACCAGAGGCCTTCTGAAGGGAGATCAGCTGGAGGAGAGGGTCCCTCACAGGCTTAGAGGTTGGGGCTGGAGAGTCAAAGTCTAATGGGATTGGACAACTTAATGGTTAGAACAGTTACAAATTATCTAAATGATTACATACCTAATACCTTAACTGTTCCATTATAGCGCCAGTGGCTAACTGggtcaccctaaccctaaccagaatCCTAACAGTTGCGGTAAAATCCTTGTGCTGTGCTTGAGTAATACAATCACAATAAATAGAACACTGAGGAGCATCAAACAGTGTTACAATTCCCATGTGAATAACAGGTATTTGGAATTAGGTTAACACAGACATTAACCCTTAAAATTGTTTATGTTAGTGTCGTACATTCCCACTAACAAAAGTCTATCTATTAAAGATCACAATTCAACATTACAGTACTTCTACccaaaatacactgaacaaaaatataaacgcaacatgtaaagtgttggtcccatgtttcatgagcagaaataaaaGATGCCGGAAATATTTGGTAAGCTCAAATAAAATGTCgtgcacaaattggtttacatccctgatagtgagaatttcccctttgccaagataatccatccacttgacaggtgtggcatatcaagaagctgattaaacagcatgatcattacacaggtgaaccttgtgttggggacaataaatgtgcagtttttttcATACAactccacagatgtctcaagttgagggagcatgcaattgtcatgctgactgcaggaatgtccaccagagctgttgccagatatttgaatgttaatttctctaccataagccacctccaacgccGTTtaagaaaatttggcagtacgtccaaacggcctcacaacctgcagaccacgtgtatggcgttgtgtgggtgagtgatttgctgatgtcaacgttgtgaacagagtttcccatggtggcagtgggggttatggtacgggcaggcatatgctacggacaacgaacacaattgcattttatcgatggcaatttgaatgcacaaaaataccgtgacgatatcctgaggcccatttttttttaaaggcatctgtgaccaacagatgcatatctatattcccagtcatgtaaaatcaaTATATTAGATGCATTTAAAATTGACTggtttcctcatatgaactgtaactccgtaaaatctattaaaattgttgcatgttgcgttttatataattcaacattaacaatgttgaTTCTAACATTTCTGTAAAAGTTATGAAATGTGTCAATACACATTTTGTAAAATTGAATTATTTGAATTAACCCTGAAATGAATAAAACATGTAGTTTATTCAAAACATGCAGACTTTAAACATGAACCCATAAGATCACAATCTTAATACAACTGAACAGGGATCATATTAACAGGGTTTAGTATTAACTCATAATAGTGATACGTAAGCATATTGAAATAGAGACATGTAACTTGTTTCTTAAACAAATAGACTCGGTGCTGACCTTTACTCTTTTTGCTCAACTTTAACTTGACTGGGGACCTCATTTTCATCTGCAGACTACACCCCATCATCATGGGCATGGGGCTGCACTGAGCCATATCACACAACATCATCTTGGGCATGGGGCTGTGATACAACACTGAGAAAGAAGGGAAAAACACAGGTCACTGGGTTACAAACATGAAGGTACACGCACCGAACACATTAATGACTAAACAATGAGGATTCCGTCTTACACGTGCAGGGGGCACAGTTTGAGACACTTCAGCTCGCGGTTACCATTTATTTAGCGCTGTTTACATATCTGCATAAAATAATTTCCTTGCACAGCCTCTCCCcgtcacacaaacactcactcacttGGCGTCGGGACTTGTCTGCGTAGCAGCTGTCCATGCAGGGCCTCTCCATCTCCTTTGTGGACAGCGATGAAGGCAGTAAAGGCACTGCTCACTCCTGATTGGACGCTGAGCTCTATCAccttctctttcactccctccttctcaccatcctgctctctctcttccacctccaGGGATTGGATCAGGGTTCGAGCACCCAGCCTGTGGACGGTCATTctggagaggagggatagagagaagaggtagaggaaagagagagataagagttagatgtgggagaggagggacagagagattaagacagtggagtgggggagaggagggatatagAGATTAAGACAGTGGAgtgtgggagaggagggatagagagattaagacagtggagtgggggagaggagggatatagAGATTAAGACAGTTGAgtgtgggagaggagggatagagagattaaGACGGTGGAGTGTGGGAGAGGAGAGATTAAGACAGTGgagtgtgggagaggagggtCGATGATAAGATGGGGGTACCTACagaactatataaatatatatcaaATCATACTACATAGCTGAAATGCATTAGAAGTGCTGGCACAGTTTCTATTAATGGAGTGTCATAGCAGTGTTGCCTGAAAATAGTGGCACATTCCCTTAATGCATCTGACCAAGGCCTGCAGTGTTGTTTTTACCCAGTGTCCTCTGCAGGCTTAAGACTGAAGCTCAGCTGGTTCTCAACAGGCTGCTTGGCCAGGCTGTACTTCACTATCACCGAGCCCTCTGTGTCCCCTGAGCTCTGAgcaggggagagaatgagagagagtgagaaggagaaagagacagacagaacgagagaAAGAAAACAAGGAAATACAGAGTTTAGTAAAAACACGTGGACCGTGACCCAAAAAATTGTTGTCTTGCAAATAAGTTATGACCTTACCAGTGTCATTTGAAcattgacatacagtatgttaaacAATATTAACATTCATAACAGTAGAAGGCAGAGTCCTCACCTCCCCAGTGAGCTGGGCATACAGAAGTGCCCTTTGGCCCTGGAAGACCACTCTGATTGGTGGAGACAGAGGGGTGACAGAGACCCCCTTTGGGACATTCCACTTGACTGAGATGTCCACCACAGCTGGCTGCAGGGCAAACCGGAGGGACTGCATCACCTGAGGGAGGAGAGTGAAGGAGGTGGGAAAGTGGTAAATAATGTAATTAAAAAAGGAAAGAGAAAAACAAGAGAATAAGGGAGGTGATGAAAATGTTTGTAGCCAATAGAGCCCTCActttacacatgcacacacactgataAGCTCTCTTACTTTGGGCTgcatcctgtcctgtcctgtgatAAACTGTGCGTGCCCTCTGGCCTGCTTGGCCACCCCAGAAATGAGAGCAGTGCTGGCCCCCTCCCCGATCCCAAAGGAGAAACACCTGACAGGGACACACCCAGGAAACACTATTATTGTTGTTATCAAATACCAAAAAAAGTCTATCAACCAAATCCATATCACTTGTATAATTTTCTTGTCCTCGTGGGGTGACTGAAAACACATAACTGTACAGGAAGAATCATCAATACAAAAGCTTTCGTTTTCTAACAGGGGTGAAAAACCCTAACCTACAGAACTGTCCCACACTGCTGCTCACAGACAGGTTGGGTAGGTTTACTTTAGATTGGGTTTTACAATTCATCTTTTGAGTCAAAAAGACCAGTGGTTAGAGCTTTACTTTCCAGACAGGTGCAATGGGTTCTGTAACAAACTCTATTAAAACCAATAAGTAAAATTTTTTTCAGGTGGGAGGTGACAGAGCTGGGATCTCTGCCCCAACTAGGTAATGATAGGGTAAACAGTGCTTGTGGGCCCACCTGTGAGAACCGGCATTCGTCTTCACCAGATCCAGGACTTCCTTGGTGTTCCCCACCTCACCGTCAGTGAACAAGAAGAGCTGTGGAGGACAGAGCGGGTATGTCtcaaccgtgcttctacacctgcattactagctgtttggggttttaggctgggtttctgtacagcacttcgagatattagctgatgtacgaagggctatataaaataaaattgattgattaaATAATGTACGTGCAGCACTGAAGTATACTGAGAATGTTTCCTTAGTAACCAAAAACACAGGTCTATTTGCTGTCCCAGTAAGCCAGGCATGTTACTGTAAATACCACACTCAAAATACACTGTTTGCTAGGGTGTTACTCTGTAACTAAACATGCCCAAAGCCCAAAAGGGAATTCCCTCATGGTCTAAGACATTGGTTGCTCCCGTGGGAGACCAGGGTTCATATCCTGCGTGTTACACATGGAAAGGTGGGAGGAGTTTCAGGTGTTTCAGGAGGAACCTGTATGAATCACAGCCAGCCAGCCCTAGAAGGCCAATGAGTGAGGTgattagaaaaaaatataaaaaatgccaCTCCACAATGATACAATAACTGACAGATTTTTGTTGACCACTCAGATAGTTGAGACACTAAAAAACAAACCTAGTCAAACATGGTACAGTGGTTCCTTTGGCGTCATCAAAAATACATTACATCATCTATATTTTGGGTAACAGTCGTTATACATTGCGTCATCTATACACGTATGCATAAACAAAACTAAGTAAAGTAGatacaaggacattcagaaacttctAAAGAAATGTCTGTTGGAGGATACGGTGGCAGGCTTTAGCAGAGGCATTTACATTATTGTTACCTGATAACATTGCACACAATTATTTTCATCTAGATAATTTGAACTATCACTTTGGCTGGACAGCTGACAAAAAACATCCATAATGTcattgtataacccacagtaaagcaACGCATGAGGTTCTGTTTCAATGGAAGCATCGTTACAGAAAGGACAGACATTTCTCTATGGCAGTGTTTGTgtgtaaattattattatttaactaggcaagtcagataagaacaaattcttatttacaatgacagcctaccccggccaaacgctaatccggacaacgctgggccaattgtgcgccgccctgtgggactcccaatcacggccggttgtgatacagcctggaatcaaaccagggtctgtagtgacgcctctagcactgagatgcagtgccttagaccgctgcgccactcggtctaaggcactgtaagGTATGTAAGGTGTGTTAGCTACCTGTCTGGGCTGGTCGGGGAGGCAGGGCTGGCTGTAGATATGTTTTAAAGGCTGGAGGATCTCTGTACCTCCCAGGTCAGCTCTCATTTCTTTCACCTTCTGCAGAGCCTCATCCATAGTCTTCTGGCTGTACTCCACACTCTTACTGACAtccagatagacacacacacacacaaggtcaaAGGGTCATCACCACAACATATTACAGACCCAAGCCATGGACATTTGAATCCTTCCCCTACCTGCTGCAAATTATTAGATGTAAACATGATTGAAACAGGGGTTGGAAGGAGAAAACACTCACGAAAAGAAGGACTCATAACTGGACCCAAAGCCGATGATGTTGAAGTAGCAGCCCATTGGCAGGCTTTTCAGCAAGAGCAGCAGAGTATCCTGCAAGAGAGAAGTCCAACAAGTGTCTTTACTCTTCAATAAACCTTATAGGACAGTCTTAAAGAACTAGTACAGAGTAACCACAGTGTACTGGATTTAACTCCAAACTACCTAGTGGTGAATCCTGTGCAGATTGAGCTGTTCATTTATTAGAATagggttgctgtgtgtgtgtgtgtgtgtgtataccctGGCACTGCCAATACGGTCCTGTGACCCAGACCCAAGGTGCATGGGGCATTCCATGCTGCCAGAGCGATCCACTACGAACAGGAACTCCCCGTGTGAGGTCATAGATGACATCACATCCTTGGGAAACTCTGGGTACAAGCTCAGCATGACCACTGGGTCACCCATCAGAGAgcctgggggggagagagagagagagagagagagaaagagaaagagagaaagcgtgagggcgagagaaagagaacgagagaaagaaatAAGTGTCCAACAGTTATTCTCCATTTCTAGAGGACGCCTCTCCTTCAGTCTCACCATGTCCCTCTCTGTAAACATGAATGAAGGTAGTAAACTAGACTACTCATTGATCTCATATACACCAATCTACAACAGAGTACACCCACCCCCCTCACCTGGCTTGGCAGAAGCCTGTGCTGCCTCTACTATAGCAGTAGGCTGATGGGTGTCTTGGTAATACAACAACAGCTCAACATCCCGGTCAAACTGATGACCTGCAGCCAGACTGACCTGCAGTTAGAACAACATTCACATGAAGGTAGAGCAGTCAGAGAGGGAATTGAACAACTATGAAGGATTCTGATGGTTTATGGTGCTAGTGAGAGTGCaagcacacagacatacacacagtgTACACATTCATACGTACGTACGTAAAGCAACACACTTACACAtgcatatgaacacacacacacacacagtaccgtgGCTTGGGTTTTCTCTGTGTTGAGGTAGTTGAGTGGGTCCAGGGGACAGTTGGACTCTACTCTAGAGATGGGATGAGGGGACGACACATGGGCACTGAGGGACAGACTGTAGGGGACAGAACCAGCGGGCACCGAGGACACCTGGGCACTGCCACCACTACCACTGTCTGACCCttagagagagatgggtgagggagagaggggagagagagacccacagattaaaatgtttttgttccagcccagcactaacacttcTTTCATCTCATCAACAACTCACCAAGACCTTGATTAATTCAATAATGATTAATTCATTAAAACGGGACTGTAACTAAAGCATGCACCATCCCCTGTGGGTCTCCAATAGCAGGACTGAAGACCACTGCCCTATGGGACCAGGTACTGGTTCATAGTCACACTGCTGCCCACAAGGTTTTTACTTTGTTTTGCAGTGCCCTATGATGTATTAGTGGTTTGTGTCTCTATACAGGGGCCCATGTTCTTACCCTGGGGTTGGTAGCGGGGGTTGAGCACGGCGGGCAGGCAGAGCCTCAGGCCGTCGTCAGCCTGTACAGCCAGCTCTGTCACATAGTCCAGGCTGACAGAGGCCTTCTCCCCTGGAGGCAGACTTCCCACACTCAGCTTGAACACGTCCGGGCTCTCATCACTCTCCTCCAATAGGAAGGCCTGCTGTCCCGAGCTCAATGCATCATCATACTGCTCCTGTGCCTGAGGAGGGACAGAGGAACACAGGGACGCATCATCAACCTgacacacagtatagtacagtagcatACATCCAGGGGAATGTGCTGTCTGACTGACACTAGTCAGGTCAATGGGGTTTGACAGAGAGTCGCTTTGACAAAGCAGTAGGTTGGGAACCAGTTTTACAGGGTCAATGTCTAATACTGAGAGCAGAGAGCTGTCAACAAACATCTGAATAACTTTTGAAGCCCACTAGGTCATAGACTGCTGGTTAACCATAAAGTGATAATAATAAGTTATGGATTGGATTTATATAGAGCCTTTCTACCAACTGAGGTACCAAAAGCACTTTACATAGTAAGGGGGAAACTCATCTCATCCACCATCAATGTGTGGtacccacctgggtgatgcacAGCAACCGTTTTGTACCAGAACGCTCACCACACACCAGATCTCATGGTGGAGAGGCGAGGAGTGATATTTGCCAATTAGGAATGAAGGGATTATTAGGTTGCCTTGATGGAAATGGGGCCAGGTTAGCTGGCCCGTAACATTTTACACCAAGTTTCTCTTAAACTGTGTAGTAACGCTATAATTACACTAGTAACAACACTTGTACTAACATGTTATTGATTGGTATTAATGTGAAATTAACCCAAATCCTGCAATAAATTATACTTTTGTAGATCTCAGAAAATGTCATAAAAAATATGTCTATAGTTGCATTTGTCTCATTATTGACTTGTCATCTCTCCTCACCTTCTGTTTCTCCTGAACCTCAGCCACCACCTCAGTCTGTCCTATCTTGGCGCTGAACCTGCAGACAGCAGCCTCTCCCGGCAGAGGGAAAACAAAGATGGCCTCCAGAGGGCTCTGCTCCTGGTTCTCATACTGCAGAGTGGAGCTCACAGTGGCCACATGCCCCTGCACACTCACTTCCACAGCAATACTCTTCAGAGGCactgagagaaggagggatggatggagcaacatattttttattttgtgaaaaacaatatacagttgaaatcagaagtttacatacacctgagccaaatacatttaaactcagtttttcacaattcctgacatttaatcctaataaaaattccctgttttggtcagttaggatcaccacttcattttaagaatatgaaatgtcagaataatagtagagagaatgacttatttcagcttttatttccttcatcacattcccagtgggtcagaagtaaacatatactcaattagtatttggtagcattgcctttaaattgtttaacttgggtcaatcgtttcaggtagccttccacaagcttcccacaataagttgggtgaattttggctcattcctcctgacagagctggtgtaactgagtcaggtttgtaggcctccttgctcgcacacacttcttcagttctgcccacattttctataggattgaggtcagggctttgtgat
It contains:
- the LOC120018087 gene encoding von Willebrand factor A domain-containing protein 5A-like yields the protein MVNCCGLVTVKNEPVPLKSIAVEVSVQGHVATVSSTLQYENQEQSPLEAIFVFPLPGEAAVCRFSAKIGQTEVVAEVQEKQKAQEQYDDALSSGQQAFLLEESDESPDVFKLSVGSLPPGEKASVSLDYVTELAVQADDGLRLCLPAVLNPRYQPQGSDSGSGGSAQVSSVPAGSVPYSLSLSAHVSSPHPISRVESNCPLDPLNYLNTEKTQATVSLAAGHQFDRDVELLLYYQDTHQPTAIVEAAQASAKPGSLMGDPVVMLSLYPEFPKDVMSSMTSHGEFLFVVDRSGSMECPMHLGSGSQDRIGSARDTLLLLLKSLPMGCYFNIIGFGSSYESFFSKSVEYSQKTMDEALQKVKEMRADLGGTEILQPLKHIYSQPCLPDQPRQLFLFTDGEVGNTKEVLDLVKTNAGSHRCFSFGIGEGASTALISGVAKQARGHAQFITGQDRMQPKVMQSLRFALQPAVVDISVKWNVPKGVSVTPLSPPIRVVFQGQRALLYAQLTGESSGDTEGSVIVKYSLAKQPVENQLSFSLKPAEDTGMTVHRLGARTLIQSLEVEEREQDGEKEGVKEKVIELSVQSGVSSAFTAFIAVHKGDGEALHGQLLRRQVPTPMLYHSPMPKMMLCDMAQCSPMPMMMGCSLQMKMRSPVKLKLSKKSKDFDSPAPTSKPVRDPLLQLISLQKASGSWVLEAGLAEVLAKTEEEVSKPKPAQVDQEVWATVLALVWLYGFKMEAQEEWQFLAMKAVSWIQDQKATSVSECVQAGNNLLGCQVQKDTLGL